A DNA window from Moorella thermoacetica contains the following coding sequences:
- a CDS encoding glycosyltransferase gives MIRQLSLKDYEGVAGSALIDEIRSLGESLQGYNVRHINSTIIGGGVAEILSSLVPLMEDVGLTVNWEVLAGTTEFFHTTKLFHNGMHGQPVNITGEMLENYLAIAQKNQNLLDGDADLVVIHDQQPLGLTAFRGRTRGRWLWYCHVDPRYAVPEVWYFLAPMVATCDAAVFHLPEYARDLPVLQYFMPPAIDPLSDKNKEVSPADYEAVLEKLGVDPEGPPVILQVSRFDRLKDPAGVIEAFKLVRKNIACRLILAGGSADDDPEGATILEEVRALAEGDPDITVLSLNPDANLEINVLQRRADVIVQKSLREGFGLTATEALWKGKPLVATPTGGLAYQVLDEETGLTARTVEEVALQVERLLVNPTLGRRLGAAGREHVRQRFILPVYLYNWLKLINLLNGRRCG, from the coding sequence ATGATTCGTCAGTTAAGCCTTAAAGATTATGAAGGCGTAGCTGGAAGCGCCCTGATTGACGAAATCCGATCCCTGGGAGAAAGTTTACAAGGCTACAACGTCCGGCATATCAACTCCACTATTATCGGCGGCGGGGTGGCAGAAATCTTAAGCTCCCTGGTCCCCCTGATGGAAGACGTGGGACTGACCGTCAACTGGGAGGTCCTAGCCGGCACCACGGAATTTTTCCATACCACCAAGCTATTTCACAACGGTATGCATGGCCAGCCGGTAAATATCACCGGCGAGATGCTGGAGAATTATCTGGCCATAGCCCAAAAAAATCAGAACCTCCTGGATGGAGATGCCGACCTGGTGGTAATCCATGACCAGCAACCCCTGGGGCTAACCGCCTTCCGCGGCAGGACCAGGGGCCGGTGGCTCTGGTACTGTCACGTCGACCCGCGTTATGCCGTACCAGAAGTATGGTATTTTCTGGCGCCAATGGTGGCCACCTGCGATGCAGCCGTATTTCACCTGCCAGAATACGCCCGCGACCTGCCCGTCCTCCAGTACTTCATGCCACCGGCTATCGACCCCCTGTCTGACAAAAACAAGGAGGTGTCTCCCGCTGATTACGAAGCGGTGCTCGAAAAGCTGGGCGTAGATCCGGAAGGTCCGCCGGTAATCCTCCAGGTGTCCCGTTTCGACCGGCTTAAAGATCCTGCCGGTGTAATCGAGGCCTTTAAACTGGTCAGGAAAAATATAGCCTGCCGCCTAATCCTGGCCGGCGGGAGCGCCGATGACGACCCGGAAGGGGCTACTATCCTGGAAGAGGTGCGGGCATTGGCCGAGGGCGACCCGGACATTACCGTACTTTCGTTAAATCCCGACGCAAACCTGGAAATAAACGTTTTGCAGCGGCGTGCCGATGTGATAGTGCAAAAGTCACTACGCGAGGGTTTTGGTTTAACGGCCACCGAGGCCCTGTGGAAGGGTAAACCCCTGGTAGCTACCCCCACCGGTGGCCTGGCCTACCAGGTGCTCGATGAGGAAACCGGACTGACTGCCCGCACGGTGGAAGAGGTGGCCTTACAGGTAGAACGCCTGCTGGTCAACCCCACCCTCGGGAGACGTCTGGGCGCTGCCGGCCGGGAACATGTCCGGCAGCGTTTTATCCTGCCGGTATATTTGTATAACTGGTTAAAACTAATAAACTTGCTCAACGGACGACGCTGCGGCTAA
- a CDS encoding M24 family metallopeptidase, with protein sequence MAKLEYIEYKNRLRRFQESLQALDLDGALVYQAADLYYLTGTAQSCHLFVPAAGEPLLLAYRDFERAREESAWQVRPLGSFKDIPGLLAEAGLTGLRRLGLELDVIPLSLFRRYEALLPGVQWADIGQVLRRQRMVKSPAELEALRWSAAKHAEVFRYITARIRPGMTELEIAAEFESYARRLGHQGAKRFRGQEQGMIPGLVAAGANSARTSCFNLPLAGLGLSPLYPMGASQHVWEEGEPLLIDYAGVYGDYTVDQTRIYLGKGVPEDLRQAQEVAMEIASRVAEEARPGVTAGALYDLAVAMAARAGLQEHFMGYGRQVTYIGHGVGLDLNEWPVIARGDKTVLAAGMVFALEPKFVFPGMGSAGVEDTYVVTDRGAEKLTY encoded by the coding sequence ATGGCAAAGCTGGAATACATAGAATATAAGAATCGCCTGAGGCGTTTCCAGGAGTCCCTGCAAGCTCTGGACCTGGACGGGGCCCTGGTCTACCAGGCCGCCGACCTGTACTACCTGACAGGAACGGCCCAGAGCTGCCACCTTTTCGTTCCGGCTGCCGGGGAGCCCCTCCTCCTGGCCTACCGGGATTTTGAGCGGGCACGGGAGGAATCCGCCTGGCAGGTCAGGCCCCTGGGTAGTTTTAAGGATATCCCAGGTCTCCTGGCGGAGGCCGGGTTGACCGGGCTGCGGCGCCTGGGACTGGAGCTGGACGTCATTCCCTTAAGCCTTTTCCGGCGCTACGAGGCCCTCTTGCCCGGCGTTCAGTGGGCCGACATCGGCCAGGTCCTGCGACGGCAACGAATGGTCAAATCGCCGGCCGAACTGGAGGCCCTGCGGTGGTCCGCCGCCAAACACGCAGAGGTCTTCCGTTACATAACTGCCAGGATCCGGCCTGGTATGACAGAGCTGGAGATTGCCGCCGAGTTTGAAAGCTATGCCCGCCGCCTGGGCCACCAGGGCGCCAAGCGCTTCCGGGGTCAGGAGCAGGGCATGATTCCGGGCCTGGTTGCCGCCGGGGCCAACTCCGCCCGGACCTCCTGCTTCAACCTGCCTCTGGCCGGCCTGGGCCTCTCACCCCTTTACCCTATGGGAGCCAGCCAGCACGTCTGGGAGGAAGGTGAACCCCTCCTTATCGACTACGCCGGGGTTTACGGCGACTACACCGTCGACCAGACCAGGATCTACCTTGGTAAGGGGGTACCGGAAGACTTACGGCAGGCCCAGGAAGTGGCTATGGAGATTGCCAGCCGGGTGGCGGAAGAGGCCCGGCCCGGAGTAACGGCCGGCGCCCTCTACGACCTGGCCGTGGCCATGGCGGCCCGCGCTGGTTTGCAGGAGCACTTTATGGGCTACGGCCGGCAGGTGACTTACATCGGTCACGGCGTCGGCCTGGACCTGAACGAGTGGCCGGTGATAGCCAGGGGGGACAAGACTGTCCTGGCCGCGGGCATGGTCTTCGCCCTGGAGCCCAAGTTTGTCTTCCCGGGGATGGGCAGCGCCGGGGTGGAGGATACGTATGTGGTTACTGATAGGGGAGCGGAAAAGTTGACATATTAG
- a CDS encoding YmaF family protein, with amino-acid sequence MPVPEATVLCNNFNYHQHVHDHSGKTSCELGHAHMHPGVTGLPRPVNNSHDHILQGITTFDHGHTHSYYTITGPAIDLPGGMHTHYVYFETNEVDGHRHRVQGFVVPAAMG; translated from the coding sequence ATGCCAGTTCCCGAAGCCACCGTCTTGTGCAATAATTTTAATTATCATCAGCATGTCCATGACCACAGCGGCAAGACCAGTTGCGAACTGGGCCATGCCCATATGCATCCCGGCGTAACTGGTTTACCCCGACCGGTCAATAACAGCCATGACCATATCCTTCAAGGTATTACCACCTTCGATCATGGGCACACTCACTCCTATTATACGATAACCGGCCCGGCCATCGACCTGCCGGGGGGCATGCATACCCACTATGTCTACTTTGAAACCAATGAAGTTGACGGCCATCGTCACCGGGTACAGGGCTTTGTCGTCCCTGCGGCAATGGGGTAG
- the speB gene encoding agmatinase, producing MNNSAILEGFTRGQGFLASSDDFAGARAVLAGIPFDATTSFRPGTRWGPRAIRSVSEVLEEYSPYLQRELTGVPFYDAGDLDLPPGRVEASLERMEAAADAIFAAARIPFFMGGEHLVSYPLIRAAYRHYPDLAVLHFDAHADLREDYLGERFSHATVMRLVAEEIGPDRLYQFGIRSGTWGEFAYGQEETNFFMDVITPPLAKLVPELVRRPLYVTIDIDVVDPAFAPGTGTPEPGGCPPGEIFKAIQILQGANVVAFDLVEVCPAYDQSDITAILAAKILREAILAWGGKNDQA from the coding sequence ATGAATAACTCCGCTATCTTAGAAGGCTTTACCAGGGGCCAGGGATTCCTGGCCAGCAGCGACGATTTTGCCGGGGCCCGTGCTGTCCTGGCCGGCATTCCCTTTGATGCCACCACCAGCTTTCGTCCCGGCACCCGCTGGGGCCCCCGGGCCATCCGTTCCGTATCAGAAGTCCTGGAGGAATACAGCCCCTACCTGCAGCGGGAGCTGACGGGAGTTCCCTTTTACGACGCGGGAGACCTCGACCTCCCGCCGGGCAGGGTGGAGGCCAGTTTAGAACGAATGGAGGCGGCGGCCGACGCTATTTTTGCCGCCGCCAGGATCCCATTTTTTATGGGGGGGGAGCACCTGGTGAGCTATCCCCTCATCCGGGCTGCCTACCGGCACTATCCCGATCTGGCCGTTCTCCATTTCGACGCCCATGCCGACCTGCGGGAGGATTACCTGGGGGAAAGGTTCTCCCATGCCACCGTCATGCGTCTGGTGGCGGAGGAGATCGGCCCCGATCGCCTCTACCAGTTTGGCATCCGGTCCGGTACCTGGGGCGAATTCGCCTACGGCCAGGAAGAAACCAATTTTTTTATGGACGTGATTACCCCGCCCCTGGCCAAACTGGTACCGGAACTGGTCCGGCGCCCCTTGTATGTGACCATAGATATCGACGTGGTCGACCCGGCCTTTGCCCCCGGTACCGGTACCCCCGAACCGGGGGGCTGCCCGCCGGGGGAGATCTTTAAAGCCATCCAGATCCTGCAGGGGGCCAATGTAGTCGCCTTTGACCTGGTGGAGGTCTGCCCGGCCTACGACCAGAGCGACATTACCGCTATCCTGGCGGCCAAGATTCTCCGCGAGGCCATTCTGGCCTGGGGAGGGAAAAACGACCAGGCCTGA